From Caulobacter segnis, a single genomic window includes:
- a CDS encoding alpha/beta fold hydrolase, translating to MDVLRRNNVTLHGEGEQTLLFAHGLGCDQTMWRLVAPHFDGTRVVLFDHIGAGGSDASAYDPEKYAGLGGYADDVLEICETLNLRNVVFVGHSVSAMIGVLAAARRPDLFAGLVLIGASPRFANDGDYVGGFDMRDLEELLDLLEKNQLDWSAAIAPAVVDDAAWQSEWRESVCRVDPVIAGDFARATFLSDHRADCGQVTTPTLLIECSDDTLAPAQVGAFVQAAIGGSRRVILKATGHSPHLTSPAAVVAAMRDFLETQASPTTAS from the coding sequence ATGGATGTGCTGCGCCGGAACAACGTCACCCTCCACGGCGAAGGCGAACAAACCCTGCTGTTCGCCCATGGCCTTGGGTGCGATCAGACCATGTGGCGGCTTGTGGCTCCCCATTTCGACGGTACCCGGGTGGTCCTGTTCGACCACATCGGCGCGGGCGGTTCGGACGCCAGCGCCTATGATCCCGAGAAATACGCCGGCCTGGGCGGCTATGCCGACGACGTTCTGGAGATCTGCGAGACCCTGAACCTCCGGAACGTCGTGTTCGTCGGGCATTCCGTCAGCGCGATGATCGGCGTCCTGGCCGCCGCGCGTCGGCCCGATCTGTTCGCTGGCCTCGTGCTGATCGGCGCCTCGCCCCGCTTCGCCAACGACGGCGACTATGTCGGCGGCTTCGACATGCGGGATCTGGAGGAACTGCTCGACCTGCTGGAGAAGAACCAGCTGGACTGGTCCGCGGCCATCGCCCCGGCGGTGGTCGACGACGCCGCCTGGCAATCGGAATGGCGCGAGAGCGTGTGCCGGGTCGACCCTGTCATCGCCGGGGATTTCGCGCGGGCCACCTTCCTGTCGGATCATCGCGCCGACTGCGGCCAAGTCACGACCCCCACCCTGCTGATCGAATGCAGCGACGACACCCTGGCCCCGGCCCAGGTCGGCGCGTTCGTGCAAGCGGCGATCGGCGGCAGTCGTCGCGTGATCCTGAAGGCCACCGGCCACAGCCCGCACCTGACGTCGCCCGCGGCGGTGGTCGCCGCGATGCGAGACTTCCTGGAGACCCAGGCCAGCCCGACCACGGCCAGCTGA
- the fliQ gene encoding flagellar biosynthesis protein FliQ encodes MTGAEVLDVGRDAIWLTLQLCAPCLIVGLVVGVAIGLFQALTQIQEQTLVYAPKIVAIFVSLLIFLPMMGALMSGFMRQIAARIAGM; translated from the coding sequence ATGACGGGCGCCGAGGTTCTTGATGTCGGCCGCGACGCGATCTGGCTGACGCTTCAGCTCTGCGCGCCCTGCCTGATCGTCGGCCTGGTGGTCGGCGTCGCCATCGGTCTGTTCCAGGCCCTGACCCAGATCCAGGAACAGACCCTGGTCTACGCCCCCAAGATCGTCGCCATCTTCGTCTCGCTGCTGATCTTCCTGCCGATGATGGGCGCGCTGATGAGCGGCTTCATGCGCCAGATCGCCGCCCGCATCGCGGGCATGTAG
- the fliR gene encoding flagellar biosynthetic protein FliR → MNSFATAFQVYVAALVFSRVGAMVMTMPGIGDQSVPPRIRLSFALLMALLLGPLVANTVPPIPSTLGGLIGAVIHEILIGLMIGSVLRLFMISLTTAGEIISMQTTLSFAQSVNPSMQGSSTAVATFLSMLGLTLIMATGLHHLFIGAIVKSYTLFPFTRPVPINDAVTLAVRTVAQSFTLGVQLAAPVIVFSLVFNLATGLVGRVMPAFQIFFVASPLSVILGLSLLALSLGGIAMVWTDRYRELLNVFS, encoded by the coding sequence GTGAACTCATTCGCCACGGCGTTTCAGGTCTATGTCGCCGCCCTCGTGTTCTCGCGGGTGGGCGCCATGGTCATGACCATGCCGGGCATCGGCGACCAGTCGGTGCCGCCGCGCATCCGCCTGTCGTTCGCCCTGCTGATGGCCCTGCTGTTGGGCCCGCTGGTGGCCAACACCGTGCCGCCGATCCCCAGCACCCTGGGCGGCCTGATCGGGGCGGTGATCCACGAGATCCTGATCGGCCTGATGATCGGCTCGGTGCTGCGCCTGTTCATGATCTCGCTGACCACGGCCGGCGAAATCATCTCGATGCAGACGACCCTCAGCTTCGCCCAGAGCGTGAACCCCTCGATGCAGGGCTCGAGCACGGCGGTGGCCACCTTCCTGTCGATGCTGGGCCTGACCCTGATCATGGCCACGGGCCTGCATCACCTGTTCATCGGCGCGATCGTCAAGTCCTACACCCTGTTCCCGTTCACCCGCCCCGTGCCGATCAACGACGCCGTCACCCTGGCGGTGCGGACCGTGGCGCAGTCGTTCACCCTGGGCGTCCAGCTGGCCGCGCCGGTGATCGTGTTCTCGCTGGTCTTCAACCTCGCCACGGGCCTGGTCGGCCGGGTCATGCCCGCCTTCCAGATCTTCTTCGTGGCCTCGCCGCTCAGCGTGATCCTGGGCCTGTCCCTGCTGGCGCTGTCGCTGGGCGGCATCGCCATGGTCTGGACCGACCGCTACCGCGAACTCCTGAACGTGTTCAGCTAG
- the flhB gene encoding flagellar biosynthesis protein FlhB, translating into MADDTDPESKTEEPSAKKLSDARAKGDVVKSADIAQLASLAGAVSVILIAGGWLTRDLMAALYPFIAHAGTIELSSGGAMLVMKQATLAALPPLVLVMVVSAALGVIANVAQTGFMLTPEKIKPDLNKLDLLKGLGRIFGMDGMVQFAKSIVKIGVTAFIAWMVLKPNVGEVRNLVGLDVASIIPEVLKLSKKLLIMVIIFLVATAAFDWFWQRMRFMNRMRMTLQEVKEEFKQSDGDPHIKGKRRQIQMQRSRQRMMQAVPKATVVVMNPTHYAVALKYEPGETPAPLCVAKGVDELALKIRAVAEEHGVTVLEDPPLARALYASVEVDEEIPVEHFEAVAKVISFVMNGKKPQARQPARARPL; encoded by the coding sequence ATGGCGGACGATACGGATCCCGAGTCGAAAACAGAAGAACCGTCAGCCAAGAAGCTGTCGGACGCCCGCGCCAAGGGCGACGTCGTCAAGTCGGCCGATATCGCGCAGCTGGCCTCGCTGGCCGGGGCCGTGTCGGTGATCCTGATCGCCGGCGGCTGGCTGACGCGCGACCTGATGGCCGCGCTCTATCCGTTCATCGCCCACGCCGGGACGATCGAGCTCAGCAGCGGCGGCGCGATGCTGGTCATGAAGCAGGCGACCCTGGCCGCCCTGCCGCCGCTGGTGCTGGTCATGGTGGTCAGCGCCGCCCTGGGCGTCATCGCCAACGTCGCCCAGACCGGCTTCATGCTGACGCCGGAGAAGATCAAGCCCGACCTCAACAAGCTGGACCTTCTCAAGGGCCTGGGCCGCATCTTCGGCATGGACGGCATGGTCCAGTTCGCCAAGTCGATCGTGAAGATCGGCGTCACGGCGTTCATCGCCTGGATGGTGCTGAAGCCCAATGTCGGCGAGGTCCGCAACCTGGTCGGCCTGGACGTCGCCTCGATCATCCCCGAGGTGCTGAAGCTGTCCAAGAAGCTGCTGATCATGGTGATCATCTTCCTGGTCGCCACCGCCGCCTTCGACTGGTTCTGGCAGCGCATGCGGTTCATGAACCGCATGCGGATGACCCTCCAGGAGGTCAAGGAAGAGTTCAAGCAGTCGGACGGCGACCCGCACATCAAGGGCAAGCGCCGCCAGATCCAGATGCAGCGCTCGCGTCAGCGGATGATGCAGGCCGTGCCCAAGGCGACCGTGGTCGTCATGAACCCGACCCACTACGCCGTGGCGCTGAAGTATGAGCCCGGCGAGACGCCCGCGCCGCTGTGCGTGGCCAAGGGCGTCGACGAGCTGGCCCTGAAGATCCGCGCCGTCGCCGAGGAACACGGCGTCACGGTGCTGGAGGATCCGCCCCTGGCGCGGGCCCTCTACGCCAGCGTCGAGGTCGACGAGGAGATCCCCGTCGAGCACTTCGAGGCCGTCGCCAAGGTCATCAGCTTCGTCATGAACGGCAAGAAGCCGCAGGCCCGCCAACCGGCCCGCGCCCGTCCACTCTGA
- the cckA gene encoding cell cycle histidine kinase CckA, with product MADFQLQDKASTGAPRRRFDPWLVGAAVFFVAAAAFSAAPALKAGPTTLAGLLLLLGVGGVSILGLVAIKGSGAAASDADQAEGFIDALSEPAALAAADGRLLAANPAWREVMGDQRRLPKGVAGSSLFAALVQARKGQMAEGVLRASGVDHTAKVSRLAGGRLLIRLTPIAPIEQVAESSIPAPTVERAAPPPPTSLDAFAGASPFGAALLDGTEPFKSRILENNPALTTMTGAQVGGVFGDLIDPNSRAEAETRLNEGRAGPFEVRLARDASRIAHLYLYRADGRVVAYMIDVSEQKQMELQLAQAQKMQAIGQLAGGVAHDFNNLLTAIQLRLDELLHRHPVGDPSYEGLNEIRQTGVRAADLVRKLLAFSRKQTVQREVLDLGELISEFEVLLRRLLREDVKLITDYGRDLPRVRADKSQLETAVMNLAVNARDAVRAAKGGGVVRIRTARLTRDEAIQLGFPAAEGDTAFIEVSDDGPGIPPDVMGKIFDPFFTTKPVGEGTGLGLATVYGIVKQSDGWIHVHSRPGEGAAFRIFLPVHEPSTAALVAAEAAAAEPVKPRAARDLSGAGRILFVEDEDAVRSVAARLLRARGYEVLEAADGEEALIIAEENAGTIDLLISDVIMPGIDGPTLLKKARGYLGTAPVMFISGYAEAEFSDLLEGETGVTFLPKPIDIKTLAERVKQQLQAA from the coding sequence ATGGCCGATTTTCAGCTTCAGGACAAAGCTTCGACCGGCGCGCCGCGCCGGCGCTTCGATCCGTGGCTGGTGGGCGCGGCGGTATTCTTCGTGGCCGCGGCCGCGTTCTCGGCCGCCCCGGCGCTGAAGGCTGGCCCCACTACCCTGGCGGGGCTGCTGCTGCTGCTGGGCGTGGGAGGCGTGTCGATCCTGGGCCTGGTGGCCATCAAGGGTTCGGGCGCCGCCGCCAGCGACGCTGACCAGGCCGAGGGCTTCATCGACGCCTTGAGCGAGCCGGCCGCCCTGGCCGCCGCCGACGGCCGCCTGCTGGCCGCCAACCCCGCCTGGCGCGAGGTGATGGGCGACCAGCGCCGCCTGCCCAAGGGCGTGGCGGGCTCCAGCCTGTTCGCCGCCCTGGTCCAGGCCCGCAAAGGCCAGATGGCCGAGGGCGTGCTGCGCGCCAGCGGCGTCGACCATACCGCTAAGGTCTCGCGCCTGGCCGGTGGGCGCCTGCTGATCCGCCTGACGCCGATCGCGCCGATCGAACAGGTCGCCGAGTCGTCGATCCCTGCGCCGACGGTCGAGCGCGCCGCGCCGCCGCCGCCGACCTCCCTGGACGCCTTCGCCGGCGCCTCGCCGTTCGGCGCGGCGCTGCTGGATGGGACCGAGCCGTTCAAGTCGCGGATCCTGGAGAACAATCCGGCCCTGACCACCATGACCGGCGCCCAGGTCGGCGGGGTGTTCGGCGACCTGATCGACCCCAACTCGCGCGCCGAGGCCGAGACCCGCCTGAACGAGGGCCGGGCCGGTCCGTTCGAGGTGCGCCTGGCCCGCGACGCCAGCCGCATCGCCCACCTCTATCTCTACCGCGCCGACGGTCGCGTCGTGGCCTACATGATCGACGTGTCCGAGCAGAAGCAGATGGAACTGCAGCTGGCCCAGGCCCAGAAGATGCAGGCCATCGGCCAGTTGGCCGGCGGCGTGGCCCACGACTTCAACAACCTGCTGACCGCCATCCAGCTGCGGCTGGACGAGCTGCTGCACCGCCATCCGGTCGGCGATCCGTCGTACGAGGGCCTGAACGAGATCCGCCAGACGGGCGTGCGCGCCGCCGACCTGGTCCGCAAGCTGCTGGCCTTCTCGCGCAAGCAGACCGTGCAGCGCGAGGTGCTGGACCTGGGCGAGCTGATCAGCGAGTTCGAGGTCCTGCTGCGCCGCCTGCTGCGCGAGGACGTCAAGCTGATCACCGACTACGGCCGCGACCTGCCGCGGGTGCGGGCCGACAAGTCCCAGCTCGAGACGGCGGTCATGAACCTGGCCGTCAACGCCCGCGACGCCGTGCGTGCGGCCAAGGGCGGCGGCGTCGTGCGCATTCGCACCGCCCGCCTGACCCGCGACGAGGCCATCCAGCTGGGCTTTCCGGCCGCCGAGGGCGACACTGCCTTCATCGAGGTCAGCGACGACGGTCCCGGCATCCCGCCCGACGTGATGGGCAAGATCTTCGACCCGTTCTTCACCACCAAGCCGGTGGGCGAGGGCACGGGCTTGGGCCTGGCCACGGTCTACGGCATCGTCAAGCAGAGCGACGGCTGGATCCATGTCCACAGCCGTCCGGGCGAGGGCGCGGCGTTCCGCATCTTCCTGCCGGTGCACGAGCCGTCCACAGCCGCCCTGGTCGCCGCCGAGGCCGCCGCCGCCGAACCGGTCAAGCCGCGCGCCGCCCGCGACCTGTCGGGCGCCGGCCGCATCCTGTTCGTCGAGGACGAGGACGCCGTGCGCAGCGTCGCCGCCCGCCTGCTGCGCGCCCGCGGCTACGAGGTGCTGGAGGCCGCCGACGGCGAGGAGGCCCTGATCATCGCCGAGGAGAACGCCGGCACGATCGACCTCTTGATCTCCGACGTGATCATGCCTGGCATCGACGGCCCCACCTTGCTCAAGAAGGCGCGGGGCTATCTGGGAACCGCGCCGGTGATGTTCATCTCCGGCTACGCCGAGGCCGAGTTCAGCGACCTGCTGGAAGGCGAGACGGGCGTGACCTTCCTGCCCAAGCCGATCGACATCAAGACCCTGGCAGAGCGGGTCAAGCAGCAGTTGCAGGCGGCTTGA
- a CDS encoding DUF5605 domain-containing protein: MRSLSLTRRAATGFGLAALAAPAIAAGPTVPRWGVHEITLKAAVPGNPFDVALTATFTDGRTTLKVRGFHDGEGIWRLRFSPPREGVWRWRTTSPVRALNGQAGTVSATAPRLGDHGPLHVAGGYHLAHADGTPFRQVGTTAYAWAQQSDALCDQTLATLRASPFNKVRMCVFPNVAAEPIFPFEKAGEGWDYDRLNPAYFRRLEDRARRLGDLGIQADLILFHPYDGKTGWHAMTPARDDRYVRYMVARFAAFSNVWWSLANEWDLVKAKSVADFERLGQLVRAEDPYGRLCSIHNWRELYDNGRPWISHASIQNGAAVMDDTRAELLRSVWKKPVIYDEVRYEGDIDKRWGDLTPQGMVERFWHGLVAGTYVGHGEIYKGDDGWTAKGGRLHGESTPRLAFLKSVMDAGPTPGFEPIDKWWDQHLGGQLGSYYLRYFGETAPTEWTLALPKEELKGGERFKVDVLDSWSMTITPVDGEFVMARKDAYFMHDPNRPAVALPGRPWMAVRVTRV; this comes from the coding sequence ATGCGTTCGCTTTCCCTGACCCGCCGCGCCGCCACCGGCTTCGGCCTCGCCGCGCTCGCCGCGCCGGCCATCGCCGCCGGTCCGACCGTCCCGCGCTGGGGCGTGCACGAGATCACGCTGAAGGCGGCCGTCCCGGGCAATCCGTTCGACGTCGCCCTGACCGCGACCTTCACCGACGGCAGAACGACGCTGAAGGTCCGGGGCTTCCATGACGGGGAGGGGATCTGGCGCCTCCGCTTCAGCCCGCCCCGCGAAGGCGTCTGGCGCTGGCGCACGACCAGCCCGGTCAGGGCGCTGAACGGCCAGGCCGGAACGGTGAGCGCGACGGCGCCGCGCCTCGGCGACCACGGCCCGCTCCACGTCGCCGGCGGCTACCACTTGGCCCACGCCGACGGGACGCCCTTCCGCCAGGTCGGCACCACCGCCTATGCCTGGGCCCAGCAGAGCGACGCGTTGTGCGACCAGACCCTGGCCACGCTGCGGGCTTCGCCGTTCAACAAGGTGCGGATGTGCGTCTTCCCGAACGTGGCCGCCGAGCCGATCTTCCCCTTCGAGAAAGCCGGCGAGGGCTGGGACTATGACCGTCTGAACCCGGCCTATTTCCGTCGGCTGGAAGACCGTGCCCGACGGCTGGGCGATCTCGGGATCCAGGCCGACCTGATCCTGTTCCATCCGTATGACGGCAAGACCGGCTGGCACGCCATGACGCCGGCCCGCGACGACCGCTACGTCCGCTACATGGTCGCCCGCTTCGCGGCCTTCTCGAACGTCTGGTGGTCGCTGGCCAACGAGTGGGATCTGGTCAAGGCCAAGTCGGTCGCCGACTTCGAGCGCCTGGGCCAGCTAGTCAGGGCCGAGGACCCTTACGGCCGTCTCTGCTCCATCCACAACTGGCGCGAACTCTACGACAATGGCCGCCCGTGGATCAGCCACGCCAGCATCCAAAACGGCGCGGCGGTCATGGACGACACCCGAGCCGAGCTGCTGCGCAGCGTCTGGAAGAAGCCGGTGATCTATGACGAGGTCCGCTACGAGGGCGACATCGACAAGCGTTGGGGCGACCTGACGCCCCAGGGCATGGTCGAGCGCTTCTGGCACGGCCTGGTCGCCGGGACCTATGTCGGTCACGGCGAGATCTATAAGGGCGACGACGGCTGGACGGCCAAGGGCGGCCGGCTGCATGGCGAAAGCACGCCGCGCCTGGCGTTCCTGAAGTCGGTGATGGACGCCGGCCCGACGCCCGGCTTCGAGCCGATCGACAAGTGGTGGGACCAGCACCTGGGTGGCCAGCTCGGGAGCTATTACCTGCGCTATTTCGGCGAGACGGCCCCGACCGAATGGACGCTGGCTTTGCCCAAGGAAGAACTGAAGGGCGGCGAGCGCTTCAAGGTCGATGTGCTGGACAGCTGGAGCATGACCATCACGCCGGTCGATGGCGAGTTCGTCATGGCCAGGAAGGACGCCTACTTCATGCATGACCCGAACCGGCCGGCCGTGGCGCTGCCGGGCCGGCCGTGGATGGCGGTGCGGGTGACGCGGGTCTAG
- a CDS encoding DUF4199 domain-containing protein, with amino-acid sequence MSRTILTYGLVSGTIIILGMISTIVLSAQHSLWLGYLIMLVGLSAILLAIKSHRDRTLGGVIRFWPALLIGLGVAVVAGVAYVAIWEAYLALTHYRFMDDYTASILAAKKAEGLSGAAWDKLVAETAQMKRNYANPLYRMPMTFTEIFPVGALVALVSAALLRNPRFLPART; translated from the coding sequence ATGTCGCGCACCATACTGACCTACGGCCTCGTCTCGGGGACGATCATCATCCTGGGCATGATCAGCACGATCGTGCTGTCGGCCCAGCACAGCCTGTGGCTGGGCTATCTGATCATGCTGGTGGGGTTGTCGGCGATCCTGCTGGCGATCAAGTCGCACCGTGACCGGACCCTGGGCGGGGTGATCAGGTTCTGGCCCGCCCTGCTGATCGGCCTAGGCGTCGCCGTCGTGGCCGGGGTGGCCTATGTGGCGATCTGGGAGGCCTATCTGGCGCTCACCCACTACCGCTTCATGGACGACTACACGGCCAGCATATTGGCCGCCAAGAAGGCCGAGGGCCTGTCCGGCGCGGCCTGGGACAAGCTGGTCGCCGAGACCGCTCAGATGAAGCGCAACTACGCCAATCCGCTGTATCGGATGCCGATGACGTTCACGGAGATCTTCCCGGTCGGCGCGCTGGTCGCCCTGGTCAGCGCGGCGCTGCTGCGCAATCCGCGCTTCCTGCCGGCGCGGACCTAG
- a CDS encoding response regulator transcription factor: MIRTVLLWALVLALGAFALQWLEYRFLVRAFSWQVYVGLIGLVFAAGGVWLGWRLAARARPETFARNDAALASLGLTGQEVKVLERLAAGRSNKEIARDLGLSPNTVKTHVGNLYGKLEVSRRTQAVGKARALALIP, encoded by the coding sequence ATGATCCGCACCGTCCTCCTCTGGGCGCTGGTGCTGGCCCTCGGCGCCTTCGCGCTGCAATGGCTGGAGTACCGGTTCCTGGTCCGCGCCTTTTCCTGGCAGGTCTATGTCGGATTGATCGGCCTGGTCTTCGCGGCCGGCGGCGTCTGGCTCGGCTGGAGGCTGGCCGCGCGCGCGCGGCCCGAGACCTTCGCCCGCAACGACGCCGCCCTCGCCTCGCTGGGCCTGACCGGCCAGGAGGTGAAGGTGCTGGAGCGCCTGGCGGCCGGTCGCTCCAACAAGGAGATCGCCCGCGACCTGGGCCTGTCGCCCAATACCGTCAAGACCCATGTCGGCAATCTCTACGGCAAGCTGGAGGTCAGTCGGCGAACCCAGGCGGTCGGCAAGGCGCGCGCGCTGGCGCTGATCCCTTAA